The DNA sequence CGGTGTATGTCACCGAGAATATGGTCGGCCACAAGCTGGGGGAGTTCGCTCCAACACGTAACTTCCGTGGCCACGCAGACAAGAAAAAGGATAAAAGACGATAGAACGATGGTCGAAAACGTGAAAATGACTCGCAAAGAGAAAGTCGCTGCGGGCGTTCCGAAAGGACCCAAGCGTAAGAAGGCTTATGCTACGCGACTCAAAGATGAGCGTGCAGAGGTTGCGAAGGTTACCCTGAAAAACTATCGTTCTTCTGCCCGTAAAATGCGCCTGATCGTCGATCAAATCCGAGGTATGGAAGTCTATGACGCCCTCAATACCTTGAAGTTCACCCAAAAATCTGCTGCTCCTGCAGTAGCTCGTCTTGTACGTGCTGGCGTTGCTAGTTACGAAGAGAAATTTGACGGTGAGCGTGTAGATGTAGGAACGCACTACGTCAAGACTGCATTTGTTGACGGAAGCCGCATGTTGAAGCGCCTCCGCCCTGCACCGCAAGGCCGCGCGCACATCATTCGCAAGCGCTATTGCCACGTTACTCTGGTAATTGACAGAATTCCTACGTCGGACGAAGATTAAACAATAGGACATTGGGACAGAAGACTCATCCAATCGGACTTAGGCTCGGAATCATCAAGGGTTGGGAATCCAACTGGTTTGGTGGAAAGGATTTTTCCGACAAACTCATTGAGGACGAACAGATCCGTGCCTATCTACATGCGCGTATTCCACGTGGTGGAATCTCTCGCATCGTGATCGAACGTACCCTTCGCAAGATTACCATTACCATTCATACTTCCCGTCCCGGTATCGTGATCGGTAAAGGAGGTAAAGAGGTCGATAAGCTTCGCGAAGAGATCAAGAAGATCACCGGGAAAGACGTTCAGATCAACATTTTTGAGATCAAGCGTCCAGAACTCGATGCCACTTTGGTAGGACAGCAAATCGCTCAGCAATTGGAAGGACGGGTATCTTTCCGTCGTGCCATGAAGTCTGCGATTGCCGCTTCCATGCGTGCTGGAGCCAATGGTATCAAGATCATGTGCTCAGGCCGTCTGGGTGGCGCTGAAATGGCGCGGACTGAACAATACAAACAAGGTCGTATTCCGTTGCAGACGTTGCGTGCCGACATCGACTATGCATTGGTCGAGGCTCGTACCATCTACGGTGTGATCGGTGTCAAGGTGTGGATCTTCAAGAAGGAGATCTTCGGAAAGGTTGACCTTTCCCCAACCGAGAAGCAAGATCGCAAGCGTGGTGGTGGCAACAGAAGACGCAACAACAAGCGATAAACACTCCGGCATTGAGGAGTAGGGCCGAAAGGTTTATACTTTTCAATCGGATACTTAAACCCGTTTGAGATCATGTTACAGCCGAAGAAAGTTAAGCGTAGAAAAGTCCAGAAAGGCCGAATGAAAGGTAATGCAGGACGTGGATCTGAAATCTCTTTCGGTTCCTACGGCTTGAAAGCATTGGAAAGCACCTTCATTACTTCGCGCCAGATCGAGGCTTGTCGTATATCAATCTCCCGTGCTATGAAGCGGGAAGGTAATATGTGGATCAGGATCTTCCCTGACAAACCCATCACCAAGAAGCCTGCTGAGGTACGGATGGGTAAAGGTAAGGGTAACCCAGAATACTGGGCTGCTGTTGTCAAGCCTGGTCGATTGATGTTTGAGGTTGATGGTGTACCTGAAGAGGTTGCGCGTGAAGCACTCCGCTTGGCTGCCAACAAATTGCCCATCAAGACCAAGTTTGTAATTAGAAGAGACCTACAAGCATAAGGAAATGAAGGCTACCGAAATCAGAGAACTGACCACTGCTGAAATCGAGGCACGCCTCGTTGAGGAGCAGGATGCCATGCTTCGTATGCGCCTCAATCATGCAGTATCAGCGATCGAGCAGCCATCCGATATCAAAAAGAGTCGGAAACTGATTGCAAGATTGCAAACTATCCTGCAAGAAAGACAAGTGGCTGAACAGCAAAACAACTAATAGTCATGAGCGAGACTACTAGCAGAAACCTACGGAAAGTCCGTATCGGAAAAGTGGTGAGCGACAAGATGGAGAAATCTATTGTCGTCTCCGTTGAGCGGAAGGTCAAGCACCCCATTTATGGGAAATTCCTGAAAAAGACGAAGAAATTCGTTGCTCATGATGAAAACAACGACTGCGGAATTGGTGATACCGTGAAGATCATGGAAACCCGTCCGTTGTCCAAGCGTAAGTGCTGGCGCTTGATTGAAATCATCGAGCGAGCTAAGTAATTGGTTTAATCCTGGTGTTATCAGGTCTATTTCAGAGAGATAGAAACCGATAACCTAAACTTCGATAGCAATGATTCAACAGGAGAGCAGACTGAAAATCGCTGACAACTCCGGAGCCAAAGAAATCTTGTGTATTCGAGTGCTGGGTGGTACAAAACGCCGCTACGCCAGAATCGGAGATAAAATTGTTGCATCCGTGAAATCAGCTGACCCGAACTCCAACGTGAAGAAGGGAGACGTCGTGAAGGCCGTTGTTGTACGGACTCGTAAAGAGATTCGTCGTCCAGATGGATCGTACATCCGTTTCGATGACAACGCTGCAGTACTGCTGGCAAATGATGGTGGACCTCGTGGTTCCCGTATTTTCGGTCCAGTGGCTCGTGAGTTGCGCGACAAAGGATATATGAAGATTGTTTCACTGGCACCGGAGGTACTGTAAATTTTACGAGATCATGGGAAAGAAACTCCATATCAAGAAAGACGACATCGTATATGTCTTGAGTGGGAAGGACCGTGGAAAAGAAGGCCGCGTACTCCGGGTGATCCCCGCTGAAGATAGAGCCATCGTCGAAGGCGTAAACGTGGTAAGTAAGCACGTTCGCCCTTCACAACAGTACCCAGATGGGGGAATCATCCAACAGGAAGCCCCTATCCACGTGTCAAACCTGATGTTGGTTGATCCATCCACCAAAGAACGTACTCGTATCGGGCGCAAGCGCAACGAAGACGGAAAAGGTTGGGTGAGATATTCTAAGAAAAGCGGCGAAATCATCAAGTAACAATGGCGAACGAATCCAGACTTTATAAAAAGTACACCGAGGAGATCCGCCCAGCATTGAAGGAGCAGTTCAATTACGCTACCGTAATGCAGCTTCCTAAACTGGAAAAGATTGTACTCAATCGTGGTGTTGGGGATGCCGTTTCTGACAAGAAGCTCATTGACGCTGCAGTTCAGGAATTTACCCTCATCAGTGGACAAAAGCCGGTTGTTACCTATGCCAAAAAATCTATCTCTAACTTTAAGCTTAGAGAAGAGATGCCGATTGGCTGTAAGGTGACATTGAGAGGAGAGCGTATGTACGAATTCCTCGATCGGTTGATCAACATCGCACTTCCTCGTGTTCGGGACTTCCGCGGAATTCCGGCTCGTGGGTTCGATGGACGTGGAAACTTTACCTTGGGTGTGAAGGAACAAATCATCTTTCCTGAAATCAATGTTGACAAGATCAACAACATCTCAGGGATGGATATTACTTTTGTAACCTCCGCCAAAACTGACGAAGAAGCCAAGGCTTTGTTGTTGGCATTTGGCATGCCATTCCAAGGAATGCATAAAAAGCAAGACGCGTAATCACTATGGCTAGAAAAGCACTTATCGCACGGGAAGCCAAGCGGGCTCGCTTGGTGGCCAAGTACGCTGAAAAGCGCAAAAAGTTGAAGGAAGAAGGTGATTACCAAGCCTTGGCTCTTCTACCCAAAAACTCTTCTCCTGTTCGTCTGCACAATCGTTGCAAATTGACTGGAAGACCTAAAGGGTATATCAGAAGGTTTGGAATCTCCCGGATTAAATTCAGAGAATTGGCCCTCCAAGGAAAAATTCCTGGGGTAAAGAAAACGAGTTGGTAATATGTATACGGATCCTATTGCAGATTATCTGACCCGGATCAGAAATGCTCAGCGTGCTGGTCACAAGGTGGTAGACATTCCTGCTTCTAACTTGAAAAAGGAAGTCACCAAGGTTCTCTTTGAACAGGGATACATCCGGAAATACAAATTCCTGGAAGAAGGCCCTCAAGGAGTGATCAAGATCGCATTGAAGTACGACAAGGTGAGCCGCAAACCCGCCATCACCAAGTTGGTTCGCGTCAGTAAGCCAGGCTTGCGTAAGTACGCCAAGGTCAAGACCGTTCCTCGTATTTTGAATGGATTGGGAGTTGCCATCCTTTCCACTCCAAAAGGAGTTATGACAGGCAAGGCTGCCCGTGCTAACAATGTCGGCGGGGAAGTTTTGTGTTACGTTTACTAAGATTAAGCGATGTCTAGAATAGGAAAGTTGCCCATCACGCTTCCCGCTGGAGTCTCAGTTACTGTGGACAAGTCCAATATCGTAACTGTTAAGGGACCCAAGGGTGAGCTCAAGAGAAATGTTGACGCGGATATCTCTGTCGAAGTCGCAGACGGCTTGATCCACGTTAAACGACCCACCGAACAAAAGCGCCATAAAGCCATGCACGGCTTGTATCGTACCCTCATCTCCAACATGGTAGAAGGGGTTGCGAAAGGCTTCGAAAAGAAGATGCAGGTAGTAGGGGTAGGTTATAAAGCAGAAGCCAAAGGTCAAACCCTTGAACTTTCTCTCGGTTTCTCTCACCCGATCGTGATGGTTTTGCCATCTGAGGTCAAAGCTGAAACCGAAACCAAAAGAGGGGAAGCTCCTCTCATTACTCTGACAAGCGCTGATAAGGAATTGTTGGGTCAGATCGCAGCTAAGATTCGGGGGTTCCGTCCGCCCGAGCCTTACAAAGGAAAGGGTATCCGCTTCTTGGGAGAGGTTATCCGTCGGAAAGCTGGTAAAGCTGCCGGTAAATAATGACGATTGCGCTGGTCGCCATCCACGGCTGTTCGAGCTTGCTCGTTTACATCTGTGGATGTCGATCCGGCTTGTTTCACTAGAGTTCAAGGATTGAATCAATGGGAAATACAGCTAAAAAGGTGCTGCGACGCGAAAGAATCCACAGACGCCTCCGTTCCAAAATTTCTGGAACTGCTGACATACCCCGTCTGTGTGTATTCCGCAGCAACAAGCAGATCTATGCTCAGATCATTGACGACGAGGCTGGTCAGACACTAGCAAGTTGCTCTTCTCGACTAAAAGACCTAAATTTGGGCCCTGTTGCAAAAACAGAGGCAGCTTCTGCAGTAGGTAAAAAACTCGCAGAAATAGCCAAATCCAAGGGCATCGAGAAGGTTGTGTTCGACCGCGGTGGTTATAAATTTCACGGTAGAGTTAAAGCATTGGCTGAAGGCGCACGCGAAGGCGGGCTTAACTTCTAAGTAGAGCTATGAACATTCCAAACGAAATTAAAGTCAAAAGTAGCGACGTCGAGCTGCAAGAAAAGGTCGTAAAGATCAAGCGTG is a window from the Pontibacter sp. G13 genome containing:
- the rplP gene encoding 50S ribosomal protein L16 — translated: MLQPKKVKRRKVQKGRMKGNAGRGSEISFGSYGLKALESTFITSRQIEACRISISRAMKREGNMWIRIFPDKPITKKPAEVRMGKGKGNPEYWAAVVKPGRLMFEVDGVPEEVAREALRLAANKLPIKTKFVIRRDLQA
- the rpmC gene encoding 50S ribosomal protein L29; translation: MKATEIRELTTAEIEARLVEEQDAMLRMRLNHAVSAIEQPSDIKKSRKLIARLQTILQERQVAEQQNN
- the rplR gene encoding 50S ribosomal protein L18; the encoded protein is MGNTAKKVLRRERIHRRLRSKISGTADIPRLCVFRSNKQIYAQIIDDEAGQTLASCSSRLKDLNLGPVAKTEAASAVGKKLAEIAKSKGIEKVVFDRGGYKFHGRVKALAEGAREGGLNF
- the rplN gene encoding 50S ribosomal protein L14 — translated: MIQQESRLKIADNSGAKEILCIRVLGGTKRRYARIGDKIVASVKSADPNSNVKKGDVVKAVVVRTRKEIRRPDGSYIRFDDNAAVLLANDGGPRGSRIFGPVARELRDKGYMKIVSLAPEVL
- the rplV gene encoding 50S ribosomal protein L22; this encodes MTRKEKVAAGVPKGPKRKKAYATRLKDERAEVAKVTLKNYRSSARKMRLIVDQIRGMEVYDALNTLKFTQKSAAPAVARLVRAGVASYEEKFDGERVDVGTHYVKTAFVDGSRMLKRLRPAPQGRAHIIRKRYCHVTLVIDRIPTSDED
- the rplX gene encoding 50S ribosomal protein L24 produces the protein MGKKLHIKKDDIVYVLSGKDRGKEGRVLRVIPAEDRAIVEGVNVVSKHVRPSQQYPDGGIIQQEAPIHVSNLMLVDPSTKERTRIGRKRNEDGKGWVRYSKKSGEIIK
- the rpsH gene encoding 30S ribosomal protein S8 is translated as MYTDPIADYLTRIRNAQRAGHKVVDIPASNLKKEVTKVLFEQGYIRKYKFLEEGPQGVIKIALKYDKVSRKPAITKLVRVSKPGLRKYAKVKTVPRILNGLGVAILSTPKGVMTGKAARANNVGGEVLCYVY
- the rplE gene encoding 50S ribosomal protein L5 codes for the protein MANESRLYKKYTEEIRPALKEQFNYATVMQLPKLEKIVLNRGVGDAVSDKKLIDAAVQEFTLISGQKPVVTYAKKSISNFKLREEMPIGCKVTLRGERMYEFLDRLINIALPRVRDFRGIPARGFDGRGNFTLGVKEQIIFPEINVDKINNISGMDITFVTSAKTDEEAKALLLAFGMPFQGMHKKQDA
- the rplF gene encoding 50S ribosomal protein L6, translated to MSRIGKLPITLPAGVSVTVDKSNIVTVKGPKGELKRNVDADISVEVADGLIHVKRPTEQKRHKAMHGLYRTLISNMVEGVAKGFEKKMQVVGVGYKAEAKGQTLELSLGFSHPIVMVLPSEVKAETETKRGEAPLITLTSADKELLGQIAAKIRGFRPPEPYKGKGIRFLGEVIRRKAGKAAGK
- the rpsC gene encoding 30S ribosomal protein S3, translated to MGQKTHPIGLRLGIIKGWESNWFGGKDFSDKLIEDEQIRAYLHARIPRGGISRIVIERTLRKITITIHTSRPGIVIGKGGKEVDKLREEIKKITGKDVQINIFEIKRPELDATLVGQQIAQQLEGRVSFRRAMKSAIAASMRAGANGIKIMCSGRLGGAEMARTEQYKQGRIPLQTLRADIDYALVEARTIYGVIGVKVWIFKKEIFGKVDLSPTEKQDRKRGGGNRRRNNKR
- the rpsN gene encoding 30S ribosomal protein S14 — its product is MARKALIAREAKRARLVAKYAEKRKKLKEEGDYQALALLPKNSSPVRLHNRCKLTGRPKGYIRRFGISRIKFRELALQGKIPGVKKTSW
- the rpsQ gene encoding 30S ribosomal protein S17, with product MSETTSRNLRKVRIGKVVSDKMEKSIVVSVERKVKHPIYGKFLKKTKKFVAHDENNDCGIGDTVKIMETRPLSKRKCWRLIEIIERAK